Genomic window (Sulfurovum sp. NBC37-1):
GTGTGAGCTTTGCACTTTTATGGGAGTAGGCGATGATGATCTTTGGGCGTACGAGGTCCAGGTCGGGTGTGTCGAGTGGATCGAGAAGGTTGTCCATACTTTCAGAGAGTACAGGTTCGAAGACTTTGACCATATCGTAAGCGATAAAACCGATGAATCCGTCTACGAAAGAGAAGCCTGCTTCCAGCGCTCTCTCTTTGTACTTCTCCTGATCGACACGGGCATAGTAGGATTTCATGAAGGTGAAAGGATCTTCATCGAGAACTTTTTCCGTGCCGGAAGTATCTGTATAGTGTGTTGTCTTGTCCTTGTAGCGCAGGCGTTCCTGTGCTCCTATGGTGATGAAAGAAAAGTTCCCGTCACTGGTATTGACCACACTTTCGAAGAGCATAGTGATTTCACCGGGAAAGAGGGTTTTGATCTTTCCATAGAGTGCCACAGGGGTCAATTGGTCAAAAAGAACTGTTTTCATCATGGCTTATTTCTTTACGATGAACGCACCCTTGTTGATGCGGTCCCTGACTCTTACCAGTGCATTGTCTGCATCGGTTCTGCTTGGGTATGGTCCGATGAGCAGTTTTTTGGCACCATTGGCAGTCGGTGCTGTGATCTTGTAGGCGAAACCGTGTTTCTTGATGGTGTTCAGGAATCGTGTGCTTGGTGTCTGCGAGAACGATCCGACCTGTATATAGTACTTCACGCCGGAAGTGGTATGGTTTTTTTTGGGAACGGCCACTTTTTTCGGTGCAGTCGGCTTTACGGGTACAACGATCTTTTCTGTTTCTACAGGCTTGGCAGGTTCTTTTTTCACTTCAGTTTTTTTCTCTACGACTTTTGGAACAGGTGTCTTTTCGGCAGGTTCGGGTACCACTGCCGCTACAACAGGTTTTTTCTCAACAGCGACCTCTTCATCGATCTCCACCGTCTCTTTTTTGATCTCTTCGGTTTTCTTTGGGGGTGTAAGTTTTTCTTCTATCATGGAAGAGAGTTTGGTCTCACCCTTGGGTGCCTTGACCTTAGGGGTGCTCTGAAGGGTAAGCTCCGGACTGATCATATCGGTCATGTTCTCCTCAAGGGCGATCTCTGTATTCTTTGGCTCACTGAGTATGGTCTTGGTAAATACGATCGCCACGATCAGAACAACGATGATCAATGCAACGATCGTTAAAAAACTTTTTGATTTGTTATTTTTGGGCTCAATATTATCGATGATAAGATCATCTAAATTGTGGTCATTCATTAGGGGAGGTCTCCAGATATAATTTTAGGCTAATTATACCCTATGATTTGTATATAAAAGTTTAGGATTTTAAGAATGCCGGACGGAACGGTCATCCTCCCTACATTCCAAGCTTTTTCTGATTGAGTATCGTATAGAGTGCCGGTAGGTAGAGAAGGTTCAGTACTGTTCCCCAGGCAAGCCCGAATGCCAGAGAAATCGCCATAGGCTGGAAGATGGCTGCCTGCCCTGTAGGGAAAAACACCAGTGAAGCCAGACCAATAAGCGTGGTGACCGATGTAAGGATGATCGGCCTGAAACGCTTGGACGCGTAGTAGTATATCCCCTCAAGGTCCTTTGCTCTCTTTAGATTCATCAGCATAATAATCCCGTCATTGATAACCACCCCTGAAAGCCCCAGCATGCCGATGATGGAGGGCATGGAGAGGTTCAGGCCCATGACGAAATGCCCTATGAGCACGCCAAGGAAGGCAAAGGGAATTACTGTCATGATCATGAACGTCTCTCTGAAGGAATTGAAGAGGTAGAGCAGGGAGAGCATGATGAGCAGCATGGCCATAGCAGAGGCAAGCATCATATCGTGTTTGAGCTCCTTCTTCTTCTCTTCTTCTCCTTTGAAAATGATCTTGATACCCTCTTTTTTCGCCTTTTCAAGTATGGGCTTGATGGCATCGATCGCTTCAGTGGCGGTCAGTACCTTGCTGTTGACGTTGGCATAGATGTAGAAGTTGGTCAGCCCGTTGTCCTTGATGACCTTTTCAAATGAACGTATGATGTGGAAATCCGCAACATCTTCAAGTGAGACCGAACTTCCATTATCGAGTCGTATCTGAAACTGTTTGAGTGCTTCAAGCGAATCTTTCTGGCTGCTTCGTACTTTGAGTTCGAGCAGGTCGGAACTGTCAAAAGCAAAACCGATGCGTTTTTCCAGATAGAAATTCGAGAGCAGGGCACCGAGTTTTTTCTCGTTGAGCCCCAGTGATTCCCCATAACTGTTGACCTTGAGTTTTATCTCGTCCACACCGTAATGCATGGCATCATTCACGGAGACGATCCCTTTGAGTGAAGAGAGTTTCTCTTCGATCTTTTTGGCATACTTCATGATCTTTTGGCTGTCATCCGAGACCAAACCGATTTTTAGGTCCGACTTTATAGGACCGACCTTTCTTTCGACGATGGCAAGATCGCTCAGACCGAAACGCTTTTTGTAATGCTGCTGTTTCAGGAAAGCCCTGAGCTTTTCGGAAATGACCGCAGATTTCTCCTTTCTGGTGCGTCCTTCACTGTCATAGTAAAAGCTGAGTGTAGGGGTGATGAACCTGTCAACGAGATTTTGTGCCTTGAGCTTTTGAAGTTCAATGTCGATGTTCCCCACATAGGGGTAGCTCTCCGAATTCCCCGCACTGTCCCTTCTCCAGCCCGCTACCGAGCCGATATGTTCTATGTAGAATTCATCTTTGTGTGCATAGAGGTCTTTTTCTATCGCTTTCAGTGCGCGCATGGTCTCTTCGGTCGAAGTGTTGACATTGGCTTTGAGTGTGATGCGTATGGTGCTCGCATCAAACTTGGGGAACATCTGGAATTTACTGCTTTTGACACCGATGACGATCAGCAGAGGTACCAGTATGAGAAAGAGTGTCAGAAACGTTTTCCTGTAATACATCAGCTTATGGATCAGTTTGCTGTAGATCCGGTTGGCACGCTCCCAGGAAGTGGTCTTTTCATTTTTGTTAAGCAGATGGGCCGCGTGTATGGGAAGAAAAAGGAAGGACTCGATGAGCGAAGCCAGGACCAGCACGGAGACGGCGATGGGAATGAGTTTGATAACCTCTCCCATATTGCCGCTCATCATCAGGGCGGGAATGAACGCGAAGAGGGTGGTAAGGGAGGCGATGGTGACAGGCTTGAACATCTCTTTGGCTCCCTGTATGGCCGCTTCTTTGGGTTCCAGCCCCTCCTCAATGTGCTGCTGAATATTCTCGCTGACCACGATAGCATCGTCCACGATGATCCCCAGGGCAATGAGCACTCCGACCAGTGAGATCATATTGATCGTATAGCCTGCCAGATAAAGATAGATCACTCCCATGACAAAAGAGGTAGGGATACCCAGGGTGATGACTAAAGACATACGCCAGTTTATCAGAATGCCTACGAGCAGTGAGATCAGGATCAGCCCCAGCAGTATGTTGGAGATGACGATGTTGAGGCGGTCTTTGATCTTTTCGGAACGGTCATTATGGATCGTGAAGTATATGCCCTTGCTGTTCTGGTTCATGCGGGCGACAATCTCTCTGATCTGTTCAGCCAGTTTCAGGGCATTCCCCTCACTGCTCTGCTTGATGCTCACATCCACGGCATTTTTCCCGTCGATGGAGTAAATCGTAGCCGCATCCTCATAGCGCTTTGAAACGGTTGCAATGTCTTTGAGGTAAAGCGTTTTGCCCCCAATGTCCAGCTGGCTCTGAAGCATTTTCTGGGCATCTTTGGGGCCGTTGTAGGTGGAGAGGTAGAAGTGCTTGGCATCGCTCTCTTCTATCATCCCAACGGGGAAGATATAGGAGAGCCCGGTAAGCGCGGCAACGACGGTACTTTCATCCAGCCCGTAGGCCCGTATCTTCTGTGTATCGAGATGGATATCGTAGTATTTGTCCGAGTCGCCGAAGATCTTGACCTCGGAAATGTTCTTCAGGGCAGATACTTTGTCTTTGAGTCTGTCTGCAGCTTCGATGAGTGCCGAGTGGGGCGCCTTCTGCGAGGAGATAGCCACACGCATCAGGTCGCGCTTCACTTCCAGGACATTGACCACCGGTTCGTCCATATCGGAGGGGAGGTACTGTTTTGTCAGGGCGATGGCATTCTTGACCTTCTCGGCAGTATTATATTTGTCAACCCGTTTTTCAAGCTCAAGGATGATGTTGAACTTCCCTGCCGAGATAATGGTCGCCATCTTATCTATACCGTCGATGTTCTTGAGTTCCTGTTCTATCTCCTTGACGGCCATCTTGTTGAGCATATCGATGGAAGCCCCGGCATAGTGTCCGTTCACAGAGACCATGTCCAGTTCAAAAGAAGGGAAGATCTCTTTTGGGGTTTTCGTGTAAAGCACCGCGCCTGTCAGAAAGATGAGAATGAAGAGAAAGTAGTTGAGCCGGCTGTTCTCAACAAAGAAACGCAGAAGTTTTTCGAACATCGATATCCATTACTTTTTTGTCATTGTAGCGTATATTTTATAGCAGATACTGACATGTCATGAAGAGCTCGCTATGGGTAGTGCTCCTTTGGTACTTTTCCTTATAAAACATGCCAATATAGTACATTTTATAACGTTTTCTATGGGAGGGTAAATATTTATGGGCTACAAACGTCGTTATAGCGAATAACCTTATAAAATATGTTAGATTATAAGGTTTTGAATTATCGAATATATCTCATCTCTATTTAGTTCAAAATTTAATAAGAAAAGGTGTATAGTATTCCTTACAATAAAAGGATAAAAAGAAATGGGTAAACCTCAAAAAGATGCACTTGATAAAGCACGAGAAGCTTTTCGCTTAGGTAATTATGTAGATGCTCTTGAAAACTACGATTATTTCTTTGAACATGCTCTAGATGATGATCCTGCTTCTTCGTATGGAGTACGACTTTCATACTGTTTATCTGAGTGGGTAAAACTTGGAGAGAAATATCCGGAGGCTCTCATTAGACTAAAGTCAAAAAGGGATGAAGCTCTAGACTTGCTCTTAAAAACAAAAGAACCAGAACGATTTCATGATTATGTTGCTATTTGTGAATATTTAAAAAGTTCTGAGTTGCCAGTCAATGAATTTATCAAACTACATGATGAAGAGTCTACACTTTCTCAAGATATTGTTAGATTTATTTGGGATAAACTTATCAAAAAAGAAAAATGGAAAATTTGTAATGCATATCTACCTAATCCTGAAGAAAAATACAAGGAAGCACTTACAAGCTTTAATATTGCCATGAAATATTGCAAATCAAACCCCGAATATGATATAGAAAGGCAGATGATAGGTAGTTATGTAATGGAAATATACAATATACTTTTAGTTTTAATGAAAAACAATCGGATAGATGCTGCCAAATCAGTACGCAAACAAGTAATTGAAGACTTTAATTCAAGAGGCTACACCGGGCTTATGGAAAAAATTGATAAAGAAATTGGTCTTGAAGAAGCATAGACTTTCGGGAACTAAATATAACACATTGAAGACCTTATAAAATATATAACTTTATGAGGATTTTTTGCCCGTTATATTCTATGTTAGATTATAAGGTTTTCATATTAAATATGTATAATTATCTTAATAAAGGTATTAGTATGAATAAATTTGAGTTGGCTGATAAACTATATAAAGTCGGTTATGAACATAAAGATGTTAAATCTATATGGGCATATGCTTGGGATGAACAGCATATAGGTCAATCAGGTAAAAAAAGAAAACCTTGGCAATTAAAAGCACTTGAAGAAGTCTCAGTGAAAATTGAAGATATTGAATTTGACAGTAATGATACTTCTCATTTGTTTAGAGTTCTTTAGATGGTTGAGCTAAGTATGGAATAAATGAAAATATTACTTTCAAGCATTATCATTGTTTTTATCTTAACGTATGGAGTGGTATGGTTTGATACACAACAAGATAGAGAAAACATATTAAGAGTCAAAAAAGATTCTATAGCTTTTGAAGATTGGAAATGTGGATATCTATGTAATACACCAATATTCAAAGTTTATGACGGTGAAAAATACAATGTATTACGCATTAGATATGGTAAAGGTTTCATGGCATTTAAAATTAAATCAAAAAACGGATTAACTGGTTGGACTATATTGGATGGACAATATGAAATTACTAAGTTAGAGCATAATTAACAATTGAAAGAGACAAATTTTCAAAACCTTATAAAATACATAAATTTATAAGGTTTTGGAGCAAGAATGTTTTTGGATAATATGAGAGCGTTAACTTAAATCTCTTTATGGGGCAGTGTAACGATATTATATGCTTCAGGGAGGGAAGCCGAAGGGAGTGTCTTCCATTTCTTTCCCAGTTTCTCTTTGAGTGTGTCCGAGATCTTCTGCAGTGCTTGATCTGCCTCTTCGAGTGTCAACGGTTTGACCTCAATGAAGACCTGAATGGTCTCTTCATGTTTGCCTTGATAGATATGGTAATCTTCAATACTGAGTGTTCTGAAAAGCTGTTTGACAAGGTAGTAGAAACGCTGGTGCTCATCGCCCCTGTACTCGAGTACAAGATAGTTGGTCAGCCCCCCTTCGTTCAGAAGCGGTGCGGCGATGGTATACTGTCTGTTGAGGTGCTGGGTAAGCAGAAGCGGGGTGAGGGACTCTTCTATGAGCTCGAACTTGGCATAGAAGGTCCGGTTATCGAAATGGATCTTTTCGACAATCGTCTTGCGTTTGATGTAGTAGTGACCGTCGTTGAGCTCTAAGTCAAAAACTTTTATGGCTGCACCTTAATATATCGGCTTATCGTAGATCACGAAGTTGGAAGCAAGTTCCTTCATTTCCTCTTTGATCTTTGCATGCAGTTCGCTGTCGTTGACATTGTCGAGTACATCAGCGATCTTGTTGGCGATGATCTCAAACTCTATCTCTTTCATGCCGCGGCTTGTCAATGCAGGCGAACCGATACGGATACCTGAAGTCACGAACGGGCTTCTTGTCTCTCCTGGAACCGTGTTCTTGTTCACGGTGATACCGGCGGCACCCAGTGCCGCATCGGCATCTTTCCCTGAGAATTCTTTATCGAGGAAGGAGACAAGAACGAGGTGGTTGTCTGTTCCGCCGGAGACCACGTCGTAGCCTCTCTTGATGAGCACGTCTGCAAGTATGGAAGCATTGGCTTTCACCTGTTTTGCATAGACTTTCCATTCATCAGAGAGGTTGTGTTTGAAACCGACTGCCTTGGCAGCAATTACATGAACAAGCGGCCCGCCTTGAAGACCCGGGAAGATGGCAGAGTTGATCTTCTTGGCAATGTCTTCATCGTTGGTCATGATCATACCGCCACGAGGTCCTGCAAGTGTTTTGTGTGTCGTTGTTGTGACCACATCGGCATACGGGAACGGGCTTGGATGTTCACCGGCACAGACCAGACCTGCAATGTGTGCGATGTCCGCAAAGAGGATCGCGCCGACTTCATCGGCGATCTCCCTGAACTTCTTGAAATCGATCTCTCTGGCATAGGCAGAGGCACCGCAGACGATGATCTTCGGTTGTACGATCTTTGCAATCTCCATGACTCTGTCATAGTTGATGCGCCCGTCAAGCTCGACACCGTAGGTAAAGCTGTGGTAGTTTTTGCCGGAAAAACTGGGTTTTGAGCCGTGAGTGAGGTGACCGCCGTGGCTGAGGTCCATACCAAGTATTTTGTCCCCGGCTTTGATCAGCGCCGCATAGACGGCACCGTTCGCCTGTGAGCCGGAGTGGGGCTGTACATTTGCATAGTTGCAGTCAAAGAGTTCGCAGGCCCTGTCGATAGCAAGCTGTTCTACCACATCGGCGTATTCGCATCCGCCATAGTATCTCTTGTGCGGATATCCTTCGGCATATTTGTTGGTAAAGACCGAACCCATCGCCTCCATGACGGCAGGGATAGTGAAGTTTTCGGATGCGATCATCTCGAGGTGGTTCGTCTGTCTCTCTCTTTCATTTTCAATTGCCTGGAATATCTCCGGGTCAAACGTTTCTATGGCATATGACATTGTGTTCCTTTAGGAATAATTTAAACGTATTTATAGCAAAATTCCTCTAAGGACTTTATTATTTTTATTAGAGGTGCACATAAAGTTACAGTTGTTCTATAAGAAGGTGGATTTCAAAATAGTACCGTAATACCCAACTCCGAATGAGTTCTGTTATAATACCCATTATCCCAAATCCGTAAATAGAAAATAACCATAAAAGAAGAAGTATCGTAAAATAGGGGAAAAGAAAGACAAAAGCGACACTAAACACTTTCACCCATTTGGTGAAGCTTTTGCCAAGGAGTAAAAGTATGCCACAAGGTGTGTTAAATTTTTCTGTAGAGGGAACTAAAGAGTCACTTACTTCCAATGCCGGAACCATATTATTCGGTGAATATCTAAAAGCAACTAAAATCGATCAATTCTGTAATGCCTATCTACCTTTACCTCAAAGTAATCGAGGTTATATGCCATTTGAACACATGCAACCATTACTTCTTATGCTTCATAGCGGAGGAAGGGTCCTGGATGACTTACGTATGATTCATAAAGATAAAGCCATCAAAGAGACGTTGAAGATTAAACATATACCTGTATCAGAGAGTGTAGGAAAATGGATCACACGTCACGGACTACATGGTATCTATGGTATTGAATCCATCAATCGTAAACTGTTGCGAAGACATTTAAAAACGATAGATGAGCCTTTAGTACTTGATATTGATGCTTCGGTAATATTTTCACAAAAAAGTACAGCAGTGACAACTTATAAAATGCAAAGCGGATATATACCTATGATTGGTCATATCAATGGCGGATATGTGATTCACAGTGAATTTCGTTCAGGCAATATTGCGCCCGCAGATAATAATCTGACGTTTCTAAAAAGATGTCGGGAACAATTACCCAAAGCAAAATCACTCTCTTTTTTTAGAGCAGATTCTGCTTCTTATCAGGCTGAACTTTTTAACCACTGCAATAATCATCATATCACCTATACCGTGGGCGCTAACTTAGATCATTCCGTCTACGCCAATATCAAAGAAATTAAAGAGTGGCAATCATTCCAAACCAAAGAAGGTACAGCACATCACCTTAAAGAAGAAGTAGCTGAGTTTATACATACCATGCAGCACACAGACCATGCCTTTAGACTGATTGTTGTCAAAAAGACAGTGACACCGGTACTTCCGGAGATCTGGGATATGTTGAGTATAGACGAAAAACTTGATCTTGCCAGAGAGCATTATTATGTCATCGCTACCAATGCAGATGAAAGCATGTCTGCTCAGGATGTTGTTAGGTTTTATCGCAAGCGTGGAGATACAAGCGAGAACCGGATCAAAGAACTTAAAAATGGTTTCAATCTCAATTATCTTCCTTCATCAAATTTTATCTCCAATGCATTTTTACTTTCAGATAGGTGTACTGGCTTATAATCTCTTCATTCTTTTTAAACAAATACTGCAAAATAGCTGGCAAAAACATACGGTTGCCACGATACGCTATAAGTTTTATCGTTTAGCAGGAAAGGTAGTGAAACACAGTAGGCAGACTATCTTGAAAGTTCAAAAAGAGTTTGTAGAAATATTTCACTCCATAAGAGAATGCATCTATAGGGTTTCACTGGAATGATACCCGTATAAAGTCACCAAAAACATCAATACGATAGAAACTTCAAACACTAGAATAGTGCCTAAAAAAACAGCATTTTTAGCATAAACATGTCGGTGTGCTAAAAACAACAAGGTAATACGCAAATTTATGATGCATCTAATCTTTTAGCATAATATCTCTCGTTGATTTTAGTTCAATTTATGATTACTTTGGGGCTATTTACGGATTTGGGATTATGCAGGCACATGACTTTTTTCTCATTTTATTGTTAATATTGGTAGGTGCGCGCATTTTTGCAGAACTCTTTGGGCGTATCGGTCTTCCGCCCGTACTGGGCGAACTGGCTGCTGGTCTGTTTCTGGGACCGAGCATTTTGGGCTGGGTAAGCCTGAATGACACCATCAAGATGCTTGCCGAAATAGGGATCATACTGCTGCTCTTCGATGTAG
Coding sequences:
- a CDS encoding SPOR domain-containing protein, which encodes MNDHNLDDLIIDNIEPKNNKSKSFLTIVALIIVVLIVAIVFTKTILSEPKNTEIALEENMTDMISPELTLQSTPKVKAPKGETKLSSMIEEKLTPPKKTEEIKKETVEIDEEVAVEKKPVVAAVVPEPAEKTPVPKVVEKKTEVKKEPAKPVETEKIVVPVKPTAPKKVAVPKKNHTTSGVKYYIQVGSFSQTPSTRFLNTIKKHGFAYKITAPTANGAKKLLIGPYPSRTDADNALVRVRDRINKGAFIVKK
- a CDS encoding efflux RND transporter permease subunit — its product is MFEKLLRFFVENSRLNYFLFILIFLTGAVLYTKTPKEIFPSFELDMVSVNGHYAGASIDMLNKMAVKEIEQELKNIDGIDKMATIISAGKFNIILELEKRVDKYNTAEKVKNAIALTKQYLPSDMDEPVVNVLEVKRDLMRVAISSQKAPHSALIEAADRLKDKVSALKNISEVKIFGDSDKYYDIHLDTQKIRAYGLDESTVVAALTGLSYIFPVGMIEESDAKHFYLSTYNGPKDAQKMLQSQLDIGGKTLYLKDIATVSKRYEDAATIYSIDGKNAVDVSIKQSSEGNALKLAEQIREIVARMNQNSKGIYFTIHNDRSEKIKDRLNIVISNILLGLILISLLVGILINWRMSLVITLGIPTSFVMGVIYLYLAGYTINMISLVGVLIALGIIVDDAIVVSENIQQHIEEGLEPKEAAIQGAKEMFKPVTIASLTTLFAFIPALMMSGNMGEVIKLIPIAVSVLVLASLIESFLFLPIHAAHLLNKNEKTTSWERANRIYSKLIHKLMYYRKTFLTLFLILVPLLIVIGVKSSKFQMFPKFDASTIRITLKANVNTSTEETMRALKAIEKDLYAHKDEFYIEHIGSVAGWRRDSAGNSESYPYVGNIDIELQKLKAQNLVDRFITPTLSFYYDSEGRTRKEKSAVISEKLRAFLKQQHYKKRFGLSDLAIVERKVGPIKSDLKIGLVSDDSQKIMKYAKKIEEKLSSLKGIVSVNDAMHYGVDEIKLKVNSYGESLGLNEKKLGALLSNFYLEKRIGFAFDSSDLLELKVRSSQKDSLEALKQFQIRLDNGSSVSLEDVADFHIIRSFEKVIKDNGLTNFYIYANVNSKVLTATEAIDAIKPILEKAKKEGIKIIFKGEEEKKKELKHDMMLASAMAMLLIMLSLLYLFNSFRETFMIMTVIPFAFLGVLIGHFVMGLNLSMPSIIGMLGLSGVVINDGIIMLMNLKRAKDLEGIYYYASKRFRPIILTSVTTLIGLASLVFFPTGQAAIFQPMAISLAFGLAWGTVLNLLYLPALYTILNQKKLGM
- a CDS encoding serine hydroxymethyltransferase — encoded protein: MSYAIETFDPEIFQAIENERERQTNHLEMIASENFTIPAVMEAMGSVFTNKYAEGYPHKRYYGGCEYADVVEQLAIDRACELFDCNYANVQPHSGSQANGAVYAALIKAGDKILGMDLSHGGHLTHGSKPSFSGKNYHSFTYGVELDGRINYDRVMEIAKIVQPKIIVCGASAYAREIDFKKFREIADEVGAILFADIAHIAGLVCAGEHPSPFPYADVVTTTTHKTLAGPRGGMIMTNDEDIAKKINSAIFPGLQGGPLVHVIAAKAVGFKHNLSDEWKVYAKQVKANASILADVLIKRGYDVVSGGTDNHLVLVSFLDKEFSGKDADAALGAAGITVNKNTVPGETRSPFVTSGIRIGSPALTSRGMKEIEFEIIANKIADVLDNVNDSELHAKIKEEMKELASNFVIYDKPIY